In Populus trichocarpa isolate Nisqually-1 chromosome 7, P.trichocarpa_v4.1, whole genome shotgun sequence, the following proteins share a genomic window:
- the LOC127905584 gene encoding RING-H2 finger protein ATL39-like, which translates to MDQIHRFSRHLLNANLPRQEERADEGGSFVGIGIAYGVIFALVILFFVSRCKCSISSRNLSSNNQQSPTTSSSCSHEPNTQTHQELVALPIFVFGEQTPPSISSIALPQLSSSESSSSFVFPDGDCAICLDDYVHGESIRVLPRCKHMFHKDCIDHWLSSRTSSCPICRAKS; encoded by the coding sequence ATGGATCAAATTCACCGTTTTAGTAGACATCTGTTGAATGCTAATTTGCCAAGACAGGAGGAAAGAGCAGATGAAGGAGGATCATTTGTGGGTATTGGCATAGCTTATGGTGTCATATTTGCTCTTGTCATCCTCTTTTTTGTTTCCAGATGCAAGTGTTCTATTAGTTCAAGAAACTTGTCTTCCAATAATCAGCAAAGTCCTACAACATCCAGCTCATGTTCCCATGAACCTAATACACAAACCCACCAGGAACTTGTAGCCCTACCGATTTTTGTCTTTGGAGAACAGACACCACCCTCAATCTCAAGCATAGCGTTGCCGCAATTATCATCATCagaatcttcttcttcattcgTATTTCCTGATGGAGACTGTGCGATTTGCTTGGATGATTATGTTCATGGGGAGTCCATCAGGGTCTTGCCTAGGTGTAAGCACATGTTCCATAAGGACTGTATTGATCACTGGCTATCATCAAGAACTTCAAGCTGTCCCATTTGTAGAGCCAAATCATAG